Part of the Woronichinia naegeliana WA131 genome, AAATAAAAGAGAACCCTTATTTACAGTACTTTATAGGAATGGAAAGCTATAGTAGCAAAGAAGCATTTAATGCGTCAATGATGGTTCATTTTCGTAAAAAAATAGGAATGGAATTAATAAATAGGGCTTGCTGAAAAAAGCTGAAACCTTTACGGAGAAAAATAGTAGGCGAATTAAGAACCGCTAGAATGCACGAAAATAGGGTAGAATGCCTCAAAACCATTGCATTAAGAAGAGAGAAAGCAGATGTACCGAAAGCAACAGTACTCAATTGAAACACCAGAAAACTTGAAAAATCTGTTCGGCGGGCAGTTAGACGAAGAAAATCGTTGGATAGAAATGTCAAAAATGATTCCCTGGGAAGAATATGAGGAAGAATATGCAAAAAACTTCACAGAAAAAAAAGGAGCCCCAGCCAAATCATTTAGAATGGCATTAGGAGCATTAATTATCAAAGAAATTTCAGGAAAAAGTGACAGAGAAACAGTAGAACAAATAAAAGAGAACCCTTATTTACAGTACTTTATAGGAATGGAAAGCTATAGTAGCAAAGAAGCATTTAATGCGTCAATGATGGTTCATTTTCGTAAAAAAATAGGAATGGAATTAATAAATAAAATTAATAAAGAAATAGAAAAAAAGCGACGGGTGTAGCGTCAGAAAAAAAAGAAAATGAAGGAAAGTTATTGTTAGATGCGACTTGTACACCAGCAGATATAAAATATCCAACGGATATAGGAATATTGAATGATGCCAGAGAAAAAACAGAAAAAATAATAGATAAGCTGTATGAAGAAATAAAAGAGAAAAGGAAAGAAAAGCCGAGGACTTATAGGGAAGTGGCAAGAAAAGAGTACTTAGCCATAGCAAAAAAACGTCGTGTGTCAAAAAAAGAAAGAAGAAAAGGAACAAAAAAACAACTAGGATATATAAAAAGAAACTTGTCTGATATAGAAAAAATGATAGAAGAGGGAGCAAAGTTAGAAAAACTAACGAAAAAAGAGCAAGAAGAGCTTGTAACGATAGGAAAAGTGTATGAGCAACAGTTAGAAATGTATGAAAAAAAGACAAATAAAGTAGAAAACAGAATTGTGAGTGTAAGCCAACCTCACGTGCGTCCAATAGTGCGTGGAAAAGCGGGAAAAGCAGTAGAGTTTGGAGCTAAAATATCGGCAAGTAATGTGAATGGCTTTGTCTTCTTAGACAAATTAAGTTGGGATAATTACAACGAATCGGGAGATTTACAAGCGCGAATAGAAGAATATAAAAGGGAAACAGGATGTTATCCGGAATCGGTTCATGTGGATAAAATCTATCGAACAAAAGCGAATCGAGCTTATTGTAAAGAAAGGGATATAAGAATGAGTGGTCCCCGATTGGGAAGACCGCCGAAAGAGGTGAGCAAAGAAAAAAAGAAAGAGGCACGCTCAGATGAAAGAGTGCGTAATGCCATTGAGGGTAAATTCGGACAGGGAAAGAGGAAATTTAGTCTTGGTCGAGTGATGGCCAAACTACCTGAGACCTCGGAAACGGTAATTGCGATGAACTTTTTGGTAATGAATCTTTCTACTCTACTTCAGAAGACAAAAAGTAAAAAGTTGTAGAGTCGTTTTTCTTGTGAAAAATGGTGTTAATTTTCCTCTCTTTTGTGAGGAGTGATTTGTGTTGACCTTTTTAGACAGAAAGGAACAATAGATTAAACAAAATCTGTATTTTGATTTGTTTCCATAAGGATAAGTTATCTATGCTTTTTCAGTCCATACTTCCCTAACCCACATTTCTTTCGTTTTTTGACTTTTTCAGCAAGCCCTAAATAAAATTAATAAAGAAATAGAAAAAAAAGCGACGGGTGTAGCGTCAGAAAAAAAAGAAAATGAAGGAAAGTTATTGTTAGATGCGACTTGTACACCAGCAGATATAAAATATCCAACGGATATAGGAATATTGAATGATGCCAGAGAAAAAACAGAAAAAATAATAGATAAGCTGTATGAAGAAATAAAAGAGAAAAGGAAAGAAAAGCCGAGGACTTATAGGGAAGTGGCAAGAAAAGAGTACTTAGCCATAGCAAAAAAACGTCGTGTGTCAAAAAAAGAAAGAAGAAAAGGAACAAAAAAACAACTAGGATATATAAAAAGAAACTTGTCTCATATAGAAAAAATGATAGAAGAGGGAGCAAAGTTAGAAAAACTAACGAAAAAAGAGCAAGAAGAGCTTGTAACGATAGGAAAAGTGTATGAGCAACAGTTAGAAATGTATGAAAAAAAGACAAATAAAGTAGAAAACAGAATTGTGAGTGTAAGCCAACCTCACGTGCGTCCAATAGTGCGTGGAAAAGCGGGAAAAGCAGTAGAGTTTGGAGCTAAAATATCGGCAAGTAATGTGAATGGCTTTGTCTTCTTAGACAAATTAAGTTGGGATAATTACAACGAATCGGGAGATTTACAAGCGCGAATAGAAGAATATAAAAGGGAAACAGGATGTTATCCGGAATCGGTTCATGTGGATAAAATCTATCGAACAAAAGCGAATCGAGCTTATTGTAAAGAAAGGGATATAAGAATGAGTGGTCCCCGATTGGGAAGACCGCCGAAAGAGGTGAGCAAAGAAAAAAAGAAAGAGGCACGCTCAGATGAAAGAGTGCGTAATGCCATTGAGGGTAAATTCGGACAGGGAAAGAGGAAATTTAGTCTTGGTCGAGTGATGGCCAAACTACCTGAGACCTCGGAAACGGTAATTGCGATGAACTTTTTGGTAATGAATCTTTCTACTCTACTTCAGAAGACAAAAAAGAAAACAAAAAGTAAAAAGTTGTAGAGTCGTTTTTCTTGTGAAAAATGGTGTTAATTTTCCTCTCTTTTGTGAGGAGTGATTTGTGTTGACCTTTTTAGACAGAAAGGAACAATAGATTAAACAAAATCTGTATTTTGATTTGTTTCTATAAGGATAAGTTATCTATGCTTTTTCAGTCCATACTTCCCTAACCCACATTTCTTTCGTTTTTTGACTTTTTCAGCAAGCCCTACTTAAGACTTTCAGCGTTTCATAAAAAATCAATCATGATCTCGGAAACCCTTATCCAGCCTACCTTTCAAAAATAAGATGCGTTCGCCCTGTTCCTAATTTTGCCAAGCAACTGTTTCCAGATCGTGTTCTCGTCTCTTAAAAACTCATCAGTGGACAAAATCCATGTTTGACAGAGGCCAGACCAATTTGCTCCATTTTACTAACAGTAATTTGATTGCGTCCCCATGAAAAGTTGGTGTGCCAGTTCTCAAACTCTAGAAGAATAGCCTCTGCAAAACAGGCGAACATCTGACGAGACGGAATATCCATATTGACAATTTCCATGATCTTCCAGTCAATATCAAGGGAATGTTCTACAATGCCGCCCTTAAGAATGCGAACGTCAGGATGCTTAATGCGGGTATCTAAATTTTTAGGATAACCACCGTCAATAATTAAACAGGGTTTTTTAAGATTTTCTGAATTAATCTCAACCCCTTTAGGCATACTGGCGACCCAAACAATAATATCTGCCTGGGGAAGAGCCTCCTGTAATTCTAGAATTTTGCCCCGTCCCAATTCCATTTGTAGATTGTCTAAGCGTTCTCGATTGCGAGCAATCAGTAATAATTCTTTAACCGCATTTTTTTGATCAAGCCAACGACAGACCGCACTACCAATATCTCCCGTCGCTCCGCAAACAGCTACCGTTGCTTGAGAGAGATCAATTCCCATCTGAGCCGACATTTGCTCAACTTGACGACAAATAACATAGGCTGTATGGGTATTGCCAGTGGTAAATTGCTCAAATTTAAGTTCAACATTGCGAACTTGATGATTTTCTTTGAGGTTAAACTCTTCAAAAACAATGGAGGAAAATCCCCCTAGAGCCGTGATCTGTAAACCCGCTTTTTGGGCTAAGGCCATGGCATTTAAAATTTTACGGATCGCAGCTTTGACGCGGCGATTGATCAGCATTTCGGGTAAAAAACAGGATTCTACATATTTTCCTTCAATCGTTTGGCCGGTTATACTAGTGACATTAAAGCTATCGACGACTTGGGGGGGGGCGGAACACCAAAAATTTAAGTCTTGATTGGCATATTCAGGATAACCAAGAGCGGCGGCAACAGACTGGGCGTGTTTTAAGCTGGTAAGATGACCGATAAGACCAAACATTGATTATTGTAGGAAGTTCTGATAGAAAATTTATAGAAATTAGGGAAGTGGATTATTACTTTCGTCGAATAAGCCTCTAATAGTATTACATAAAAGTTACAGTTGACAAATGTGCTCTTGGATTGACTTAAAGAAACATATACTCTAAACGGCTAAGAAATGGACTTCTCGGAAAAAGGGCTGAAATCCGCATCTGAATAAAGATTTTAGGCATTTTCAAAAAGTTAAGCTCCAACCCGTTCAGAGTATATCGAAGTCGTCACCATGCTGGGAATGTTAAGCAGAACTTCCCTCCCTTGTCTGAAGGTGTTAATATCCTAGAAGTCTGTCTGTTGGGATAACTATATTCAGGACAAAAAGCCCGCAGCAGCAGGCTTGGTCGGAGGATTAACGGCACAATCTAGACGATTCAACACTAGGCAGCTTTTAAACCGTAGGATGACATCCGCATCAAGTCACGAGTACTAAAGCCGATATTACTTAAGGCTTCTCCATAGCTAATCATAAAGTCTTCTATCAAGGCTTCTTTTTCCATTCCTAGGGTTTTGGCATCTCCTTCAA contains:
- a CDS encoding long-chain acyl-[acyl-carrier-protein] reductase, whose protein sequence is MFGLIGHLTSLKHAQSVAAALGYPEYANQDLNFWCSAPPQVVDSFNVTSITGQTIEGKYVESCFLPEMLINRRVKAAIRKILNAMALAQKAGLQITALGGFSSIVFEEFNLKENHQVRNVELKFEQFTTGNTHTAYVICRQVEQMSAQMGIDLSQATVAVCGATGDIGSAVCRWLDQKNAVKELLLIARNRERLDNLQMELGRGKILELQEALPQADIIVWVASMPKGVEINSENLKKPCLIIDGGYPKNLDTRIKHPDVRILKGGIVEHSLDIDWKIMEIVNMDIPSRQMFACFAEAILLEFENWHTNFSWGRNQITVSKMEQIGLASVKHGFCPLMSF